A region from the Actinoplanes sp. OR16 genome encodes:
- a CDS encoding uridine kinase, with product MRIRPVSFDALIDDLADQLASRESDSRIRVAVDGPDAADPARLADALTGPLRVRGRPAVRVGAGDFLRPASLRLEFGRTNPDSFYAGWFDEAGLAREVLVPAGADGSGRIVTRLWDAGRDRAAREPYQELPGNAIVLVSGPLLLGSGLPFDFTVHLELSPAALRRRTAEDQLWTLPAFRRYAEEVAPETFADVVVRLDDPRRPALVTER from the coding sequence GTGCGCATCCGCCCGGTCTCCTTCGACGCCTTGATCGACGATCTCGCGGATCAGCTCGCCAGTCGGGAATCCGACAGTAGGATCCGGGTGGCAGTGGACGGCCCGGACGCCGCCGATCCCGCGCGTCTCGCCGACGCGCTGACCGGCCCGTTGCGGGTCCGCGGCCGCCCGGCCGTGCGGGTGGGCGCCGGCGATTTCCTGCGCCCCGCCTCGCTGCGGCTGGAGTTCGGCAGGACCAATCCGGACTCGTTCTACGCGGGCTGGTTCGACGAGGCCGGTCTGGCGAGGGAAGTGCTGGTCCCGGCCGGTGCGGACGGCTCCGGCCGGATCGTGACCCGGCTCTGGGACGCGGGCCGCGACCGGGCCGCCCGGGAGCCCTATCAGGAGCTGCCCGGCAACGCGATCGTGCTGGTCAGTGGCCCTCTGCTGCTCGGTTCCGGCCTCCCGTTCGACTTCACGGTCCATCTTGAGCTGTCGCCGGCCGCCCTGCGGCGCCGCACCGCCGAAGATCAGCTATGGACTTTGCCGGCCTTCCGGAGGTACGCCGAGGAGGTCGCCCCGGAGACGTTTGCCGACGTCGTGGTGCGTCTGGACGACCCTCGCCGTCCCGCGCTGGTGACCGAGAGGTGA
- a CDS encoding winged helix-turn-helix domain-containing protein: MTLAIPLTGDTVSPQAHKLLSAVRELVELSRGTVTVEPSAAGDGEAVAAAEPESSGPEVRLLTGSRQALLDGEALPLTRLEFDLLLFLAERPRRVFSRAQLLAAVWGYERAGERTVDVHVRRLRLKLGASVPAITTVYGVGYRLADDARVAIMPHD, translated from the coding sequence GTGACCTTGGCCATTCCGCTCACCGGCGACACCGTCTCACCACAGGCGCACAAGTTGCTCAGCGCGGTCCGGGAGCTCGTCGAGCTGAGCCGTGGCACGGTCACCGTCGAGCCGTCCGCGGCCGGCGACGGCGAGGCGGTGGCGGCGGCCGAGCCGGAGAGCTCCGGCCCGGAGGTGCGGCTGCTGACCGGCTCGCGGCAGGCCCTGCTCGACGGCGAGGCGCTGCCGCTGACCCGCCTGGAGTTCGACCTCCTGCTCTTCCTCGCCGAGCGGCCCCGCCGGGTCTTCTCCCGGGCGCAGCTGCTCGCCGCCGTCTGGGGCTACGAGAGGGCCGGAGAGCGCACGGTGGACGTCCACGTGCGCCGGCTGCGCCTCAAGCTCGGCGCGAGCGTCCCGGCGATCACGACGGTCTACGGCGTGGGTTACCGCCTGGCCGACGACGCTCGAGTGGCGATCATGCCGCACGACTGA